A genome region from Salvia hispanica cultivar TCC Black 2014 unplaced genomic scaffold, UniMelb_Shisp_WGS_1.0 HiC_scaffold_281, whole genome shotgun sequence includes the following:
- the LOC125198805 gene encoding protein ABC transporter 1, mitochondrial-like: IPIDKVASLDQETRNYVGTKLLELTLKELFIFRFMQTDPNWSNFLYDETNKSINLIDFGAARDYPKEFVDDYLKMVMSCGNSDREMVIEMSRRLGFLTGMESEIMVEAHVQAGFVVGLPFAKSGGYDFGSTNITQSITNLGATMLRHRLTPPPEEAYSLHRKLSGAFLACIKLQAVVPCRELLLQVYDNYQFGTLN, from the exons GAATTCCAATTGATAAGGTTGCATCGCTGGATCAAGAGACTCGCAATTATGTAGGGACAAAGTTACTTGAGCTTACGTTGAAGGAGTTATTTATCTTCCGTTTTATGCAG ACTGATCCTAACTGGAGTAACTTCTTATATGACGAGACGAATAAATCGATCAACCTTATAGACTTTGGAGCAGCAAGGGACTACCCAAAAGAATTTGTAGATGATTATCTAAAGATG GTAATGAGTTGTGGAAACAGCGATAGGGAGATGGTGATTGAGATGTCAAGGAGGCTAGGGTTTCTGACCGGAATGGAATCAGAGATAATGGTGGAGGCTCATGTGCAGGCAGGGTTCGTGGTGGGACTGCCGTTTGCAAAGAGTGGAGGGTACGATTTTGGATCGACGAATATTACTCAAAGCATTACAAATCTGGGGGCAACGATGCTTCGGCACAGGCTGACACCCCCTCCGGAAGAGGCCTACAGCCTTCACCGGAAGCTTTCCGGTGCTTTCCTCGCTTGCATCAAGCTTCAGGCTGTGGTTCCTTGCAGAGAACTGCTGCTTCAAGTCTACGACAATTATCAGTTTGGgaccttaaattaa